The window TGTAGTTATTTAGATCTATTCTTTACAGTAACAATCGCATTGCAGACTATAATTTAAGCTGCAAAAAATTAAATTTTTTGTAATATTTTTTTTAATATTACTAATTGAAAAGTATATAACCAATATATAAAATCATAACAACGATGCATAGAAGAGAAGCACTTAGAAACGTCGCTTTTTTGTTGGGAGGTGCGATCTCAGCAAGTACGATGGGCGTTTTATTTGAAAGTTTTACGCTCCCAGAAGGCGACAAAAATTTTGTTACATTTTCATTGGAAGATGAGAAGATTTTTGCTGAATTTGCTGAAATAATTGTTCCTACAACAAAATCATCAGCCGGAGCAAAAGCAGCAGGTTTAGGTAAATTTATTCCAATGATGATTAAGGATTGCTATCCGCCCCAAATGCAAACATCTTTTGCAAAAGGATTTAAGGATTTGCAAGCAAAATCAATGAAAGATTTTGGAAAAAGCTACGCAATTTTAACTGTTGCCAATCGCACAAAATTAATGGGTGATGTTAGGACTTTAACCCTAGCACAAAAAGAAAGTAAGGCCGAAGAAACAAAAGATTTAGCGTACTTTTTTACTACTGCAAGAGACCTAACTTTACTAGGTTATTATTCTTCAGAGATTGGCTGCACCAAGGCTCGTGAATACGTTGCTATTCCAGGGAAATATGATGGTGAAACAAAGCTAAAACCTGGTCAAAAATCTTGGGCTACCTAATTTCTAAAAACAACAACAAGACATCATGAATTTAAATACAAATTTAAAAGCAGAAAATACTTACGATGCTATTGTTATAGGATCGGGGATTAGTGGCGGCTGGGCTGCAAAAGAACTGACAGAGAAAGGCTTACGCGTTTTAATGCTGGAACGTGGAATGAACATTGAACACATCAAAGATTACGATTCTGCGATGAAAAACCCTTGGGAATTTACGCATGCTGGTCGCTTAACTGAAGAGCAAAAACGAACTCATCCGGTTCAAAAAAGAGATTATCCTTATCAGGAAGCAAACGCTAAATGGTGGGTTAATGATTTGGAATGCCCTTATACTGAAGATAAACGTTTCGATTGGTACCGGGGATTTCACGTTGGTGGTAAATCACTTATGTGGGGCCGCCAAAGTTACCGCTTTAGCGATCATAATTTCGAGGATAATAAAAAAGACGGTCATGGTAATGATTGGCCTGTTCGCTATGCTGAACTTGCACCATGGTATGATTATGTTGAGCGTTTCGCAGGCATTAGCGGTCAAGCTGAAAATTGGCCATTATTACCTGATGGAGAATTTTTACCTCCAATGGATTTAAACTGTGTTGAAAAATCAGTAAAAGCCAGAGTAGAAGAACATTATAAAAGAACGCGTATTATTACAATTGGTCGTACGGCAAATTTAACGGTTCCTCATAAAGGTCGTGGAAACTGTCAATACAGAAATTTATGTAGTCGTGGTTGCCCTTTCGGAGCATACTTCAGTACTCAATCTTCTACCCTACCAGCTGCGATGGCAACCAATCGTTTAACGCTTAGACCATATTCTATCGTAAATCATATTATTTATGATAAGGATACCAAACAGGCTAAAGGTGTTATGGTGATTGATGCTCAAACAAACAAAACAATGGAATTTTATGCGAAAATTGTTTTCGTAAATGGTTCTACTTTGGGTTCTACGTTTGTTTTATTAAACTCTACTTCAGAAGCACATCCAAACGGATTAGGTAATGCAAGTGGCGAATTAGGTCATAATTTAATGGATCACCATTTCCGTTGTGGAGCATCAGGCGAAGCAGAAGGTTTTGATGATAAATATACTTATGGTCGCCGTGCAAACGGAATTTATGT is drawn from Pedobacter mucosus and contains these coding sequences:
- a CDS encoding gluconate 2-dehydrogenase subunit 3 family protein yields the protein MHRREALRNVAFLLGGAISASTMGVLFESFTLPEGDKNFVTFSLEDEKIFAEFAEIIVPTTKSSAGAKAAGLGKFIPMMIKDCYPPQMQTSFAKGFKDLQAKSMKDFGKSYAILTVANRTKLMGDVRTLTLAQKESKAEETKDLAYFFTTARDLTLLGYYSSEIGCTKAREYVAIPGKYDGETKLKPGQKSWAT
- a CDS encoding GMC oxidoreductase → MNLNTNLKAENTYDAIVIGSGISGGWAAKELTEKGLRVLMLERGMNIEHIKDYDSAMKNPWEFTHAGRLTEEQKRTHPVQKRDYPYQEANAKWWVNDLECPYTEDKRFDWYRGFHVGGKSLMWGRQSYRFSDHNFEDNKKDGHGNDWPVRYAELAPWYDYVERFAGISGQAENWPLLPDGEFLPPMDLNCVEKSVKARVEEHYKRTRIITIGRTANLTVPHKGRGNCQYRNLCSRGCPFGAYFSTQSSTLPAAMATNRLTLRPYSIVNHIIYDKDTKQAKGVMVIDAQTNKTMEFYAKIVFVNGSTLGSTFVLLNSTSEAHPNGLGNASGELGHNLMDHHFRCGASGEAEGFDDKYTYGRRANGIYVPRYRNTGDDKRDYLRGFGYQGGASRSNWQNDVAELSFGADLKTKMTTPGKWTMGLGGFGEMLPYHENRVYLDKTKKDKWGQSVLAIDCEYKENEKKMRVDMMNDAAEMLEASGMKNVKTYDNGCYPGMAIHEQGTARMGNDPKTSVLNKFNQMHEVNNVFVTDGSCMPSIACQNPSLTFMALTARACDYAVKELKKKNI